GGTGGCGTTGCAGGTGGATGCCGGCAGCGGCAGCGACGGGGTGATCCACCTGGCCTCCGCCGTGACCGAAGCAGAGGTGCGGGAACTGCTGGCCGGCCAGGTGGCCACGGTCCGCCGGGTGCAGTGGGACGAGGCCGCCGGCCGGGTGACGGCAACGGCCGAAGAACGGCTGGGTGCGGTGGTGCTGGCCGGCCGCCCGGTGAAGGCGGACGACACGGAGGCGCTGCCGCTGCTCCTGGAACAGGTGCGCCGCATGGGGGTACCGGCCCTCCCCTGGAGCGCAGCGGCCCGCCAGCTGCAGGGACGGGTCTGCCTGGCCCACCGGCTGCTGCCGGAGGAAGGGTGGCCCGACCTGTCCGATGCCCGGTTGACGGAACAGCTGGAAGCGTGGCTGGGTCCGCACCTGGCAGGTCTGCGCTCCCGTCAGGATCTTGAGCGGCTGGAGATGCTTCATCTTTTAAAAGAAACAATCGGCTGGAACCTGTTGAAAAAACTGAATGACATCACCCCGACACAGGTAACAGTACCCAGTGGCCGCAGCGCTGCCCTGGATTACACCGCCGAGGAAGGACCGGTGCTGGCGGTGAAGCTGCAGGAGTTGTTCGGCCTGGCCGCCACCCCCACGGTCTGCCGGGGGCGCTGCAGCGTGCTGGTGCACCTGCTCTCCCCGGCCGGTCGGCCGGTGGCGGTGACCCGGGACCTGGCAGGGTTCTGGGAACGGGGCTATCTTGACGTGCGCAAGGAGCTGCGGGGCCGCTATCCCAAGCACCCCTGGCCCGACGATCCCGGGAACGCCCCGGCCACCCACCGCACCAAGCGGGCGGTCGAGCAGGCGAACCGGAACGGGAGGTAAGCCGATGTTGCTGGAAATGCACTGTCATACTGCGGAAAAATCGGCCTGCAGCTCGGTCAATGCCGTTGAACTGATCCGGCGGGTGCAGGCCCGCGGTCTGCAGGGGATTGTGCTGACCGATCACCACGCTCTCTGGAGCCATGACGAGGTGCGGGAGTTGCGCAGCCGGGCCGGGGTACCGGAGTATTTCCTGATCCTAGCCGCCCAGGAAGTGACTACGGCCGACCACGGCGACGTGTTGGTGTACGGTGCCACGCTGCCGATTGTCCGGGGTACCCGGCTGCAGGATATTCGCGAAGCCTGGCCAAAGGCCGCCCTGGTGTTGGCCCATGCCTACCGCAAGGGACGGCGGCCCACGGACGACCTGCTGAGCGATCCGCTGCTGGACGGGATCGAAATCTTCAGCTCCAACCATGGCGTGGCGGAAAACAGTCGCGGCCTGGCCGACTGGCACCGCCTGCGTTTCACCGCCATTGCCGGCACCGACACCCACGGCAGCCAGTACGCCGGCGCCTACCCCACCATCTTCGACCATCCGCTGACGGATATCGACGAACTGGCCGCGGAACTGCGCGCCGGGCGCTGCCGTCCTTTTTTCAAGGAAATTCCCCGTTCCGGCGCTAATGCCGTGGTTACGGAGGTGACCTTCGGCACCAAGGAGGGAGACGAGAACCGGGAGCGGATCATCATCCGCACCCTGCGGGACGAGCGGAAATGGCGCAGCACCGAACGGGCGGAAACCGTGATGGCGGCCGTGGCCGCCGCCGGTTTCGGCGCGGGGCGCTACCGGGTGCCCCGCCCCATCGAAATCGACCGGGAACGGATGACGAGCATTGAGCAGGGGATCAGGGGAAAGTCGCTCTTCGACAAGATCTGCGCCGCCGACCGGAACGACGGCCGACGCTATCTGGAGCTGGCGGGACGCTGGCTGGGCAGATTGCATCGGGCAGCCCTGGCCGTTACGCCGCCGCAGCAGTTCGCGGAGCGGGAACCGGCACGGCTGGCCCACTACCTCTCCCGTTTCGAAGCGATTAACCATCGCCACAGCGAGCGAGCCCGCCAGATAGCCAGGGCAGTGGCTGCGGCTGAACGGGAACTGGTCGGCAGCGACGGTTTCGTGCAGGGACATGGCGACTATCATCCTAAGAACGTAATGATCGGCCAGGACCGCCAGGAGGATCGCAGCACCCTCTTTGTTGCAGCCATCGATTTCAGCAGTTCGCTGATGCTCCCCCCCGCCTTTGACGTGGGTACCTTTCTCGCCCAGTACCGTAACCAGTTCTTCGGCGTTCCCGGAATTCTGCACGACCTGCCGGAGACGATCTTTCTGGAAGCCTACCTGGACGAAGGACCACCGGTGGGTGATGAGTTTCTCTGGCAGGTGGAACTGTTCCGCGCCCGAACCAACCTCTCCATCGCTTCCTATCTGATCCGGGTCGGCATGGGGGAAAGCGAGGACCTCTGGCGGGTGCTGGTTGATGCGGAGCAGTCCTTGAACCAGGTCTGGACGTCGCCATGATCGATCCCCGCCGCATCCACCTCCTGAACAACTGCCCGGAACAGACCGGCCCGGTGCTCTACTGGATGAGCCGGGAGCAGCGGGTTGCCGACAACTGGGGGCTCTGCCACGCCCAGCAACTGGCCCTGAAACGGCGGCAAGCGCTGGTGGTGGTTTTCACCCTGGCGGACAGCTTTCTGGGGGCCACCCTGCGCCAGTACGGCTTCATGCTGCGGGGGCTGGAGCAGGTGCGGCAGCAGCTGGCAAAACTGAATATCCCCTTTGTGCTGCTGCGGGGGGAGCCCCGGACAGAGCTGCTGCGCTTTATCGGGGCCAGCGGGGCCGGGTGCGTGGTCTGCGACTTCGACCCGTTGCGGATCAAGCGCACCTGGCGCGAGGGGGCTGCGGCCGCGGCAACGGTGCCGTTCATCGAGGTGGACGGCCACAACATCGTCCCCTGCCGTGTGGCCTCCCCCAAGCGGGAGTACGGCGCCTACACCCTGCGGCCCAAGCTGCACCGGCTGCTGCCGGAGTTTTTGACGCCCCTGCCCCGGCTTGAACGTCACCCTTTTCCCTGGAGCCCCCCCCTGCGGCAGGAGCCCTTTGACCTAGACCGGCTGCTGTCCGAGTTGCCCTGCGACCGTTCGGTTCCCGAGGTAAGCGGCTTCATGCCCGGCGAAGAGGCTGCCGCCGAAGCCCTGGCCGATTTCATCACCACCCGTCTGCCCGGCTATGCCCTACGCCGTAACGACCCCTGCGCCAACGGCCAGTCCGGCCTTTCCCCCTGGCTGCATTTCGGCCAGCTCTCTCCCCAGCGGGTGGCCCTGGCCGCGACTGCCGGCAACAGCGATCCCGACCGGGAAGCGTTCCTGGAAGAGCTGATCGTGCGGCGGGAGCTGGCGGACAACTTCTGCTGGCACTGCCCCGGCTACGACCGTCTGGATGCGGCGCCGGACTGGGCCCGCGCCACCCTGGAGCAGCACCGACACGATCCCCGTCCCTGGTGCTACGGGCAGGATGAGCTGGAGCACGCCGCCAGCCACGACCCGCTCTGGAACGCGGCGCAACGGGAGCTGACGACCACCGGCAAGATGCACGGGTACCTGCGGATGTACTGGGCCAAGAAAATCCTGGAGTGGTCCGCCTCGCCGGAAGAAGCCCTGGCCCACGCCATCTTCCTGAACGACCGTTACGCCCTGGACGGCCGCGATCCCAACGGCTACGCCGGCATCGCCTGGTCCGTCTGCGGCGTCCACGACCGGGCCTGGGGCCGCCGCCCCATCTTCGGCACCATCCGCTACATGAGCTTTGAGGGCTGCAGACGCAAGTTCGACGTGGCCCGCTACAGCGCAACCGTGTACTAGCCTCTTCCCTTTCCGCTACAACCGGTGCATAATATCCAACTTATGTTTCTTGACTGGAACCATATCGATACCGTGCTGCTGGACATGGACGGCACCATCCTGGACCGGCATTTCGACGACCATTTCTGGCTGGAACACCTGCCGAAGCAATGGGCTGCCCGCCACAGGGTGCCGCTCCCCCAGGCCAAGGAACAGCTCTACGCCCTGTTCCGCTCCCAGGAGCGGACCCTGAACTGGACCGACCTGGATTACTGGTCGGAGCGCCTGGGAATGGACGTCCCCCAACTGAAACTGGAGATCGAGCACCTGATCGCCGTGCATCCCGGCGTGGTGGAGTTCCTGCTCTTCTGCCGCCGGCACGGCAAACAGCTCTGGCTGGTGACCAACGCCCATTCCAAGACCCTGGATATCAAGCTGAAGAAGACGCGGGTCGGCCCCTACTTCGACGGCGTGGTGTCGGCCCACCAGGTGGGGGTGCCCAAGGAAGACCCCGGTTTCTGGGATCGGCTGCAACGCTTCGTCAGCTACGCTCCCGAGCGCACCCTGCTGGGGGAGGATACTGAGGACAATCTTGAAACGGCCCGGCTTTACGGCATCGGCTACCTGCTGCATGTCTGCCGCTACAGCTCCACCGTCTGTCCGGTGCCCTCCTCCCGTTTCGTGTCCATCGACTACTTTACCCGCCTGCTGCCGGCCGAAGGGTGTACGGCCGTGTCCATCGGGCAGATGCAAGGAGAACTCGCAGATGTCAGTTGAACTGTACGATGTCGTCATCATCGGCGGCGGACCGGCCGGCTTGGCCACCGCCTACCTCTGCCACAAGCACGGTCTTTCCTACCTGGTGCTGGAGTCGGGCAAGGCGGTGTTCCAGGGGATCGCCAACACCTATCCCCAGGGAAAGCTGGTCTACCCCTCCAAGCCCAAGGATGCGCCGGAGCCGTTTCTGATCGAGGAGTTGCGGCCCCCTGACAAGCCGGTGACCGTGGAGAGCTACCTGCAGTACATCCAGCACTTTGTCCAGCACGAGAACCTCAATATCCGCACCGAGGTGGCGTTTGAGGATATCCGGGACGAGCGGGACGGCCTGGTGGTGGTGACCGACAAGGGGCTGTTCAAGGGGCGCAAGGTGGTGCTGGCCTTTGGCAGCAGCATTCCCCGGGAACTGTCGGTCTACGGCGACGCCAAAATGGTGGCCAAGAACGTGGAGGACCCCAGCAAGTTCGTCGGCCTGAAGACCCTGGTCATCGGCGGCGGAAACACGGCGGCCGACGTGGTGATCGCCATCCTCAAAGCCAAGCGGGAGATGCACGACACCCAGCCGGTCTACTGGGCTCACAAGTCGGAGAAGTTCGACGTCAACAAGGAGACGGCCCAGCGCCTGGGCGAGGAGATCCTGCTGGGGGGGAACATCCGCCTGCTCCCCGGCGCCACCCCCCGCATCGGCGAAGTGGACAACGAAGGGGTTGACCGGCTGGTGATCCGGATCAACGAGTTCAAGCAGGCCGACAACATCGACCTCTACCACGCCCTGAGCTTCCCGATGCAGAACGTCATCGCCTGCATCGGCTCCCAGGGACCGGTGCCGATCTTCGACAAGCTGGGGATCCAGACCATCTCCTGCACCGCCGGGGTCTGCAAGGTGGCCAAGGAAGGGGACCGGCTGGTGCTTTTGACCGCCGACTTCGAGACCACCCGCAAGGGAGTCTACGTCATGGGGGGTGCCATCTCTCCCTCCTACATGAAGATCTGCGAAGGGGCGATCCAGGAGGAGAAGCATCCCAACCTGATCTACACCGCCATCAACGATGCCTACCACGTGGTGCAGGGTATCCGGCAGAAATTGGGGAAAGCATAATGATACGCAGCATGACCGGCTACGGCAAAGGCGAGACGGTATCGGCCCGGGGGCGCTGCCTGGTGGAGGTGCGCACGGTGAACCACCGCTACGGCGAGGTGACCGTGAAGCTGCCCCGCTCTTTCCTGGCCTGCGAGCACGAACTGCGCAAGCTGGCCGCGGCCCGGATCAAGCGGGGCAAGGCCGACCTGTTCGTGCAGTGGGAACCGGCTGCCGATGCGGCTGCGGCCCCGCCGGTGAACCTGGAGGCGGCCCGTGGCTACCACGAGGCGTTCAGGCACCTGGCCCACGAACTGCGCCTCTCCCCGGAGATTCCGCTCTCCCTGATCGTGGCCCAGCGCAACGTGCTGCAGGAGTCCGTGACCGAAGACAGCCCGGACCTGCTGCCCCAGGTGCTGGAAGCGGCAACGGCGGCCCTGGACTCCCTGGATGCCATGCGGCTTCAGGAAGGGACAGCCCTGGTCGTTGACCTGCGGCAGCGCCGCCAGACCCTGGAAGAGTTGGTGGGACGGATCAGGGACCGGGTTCCGGCCATGCTCGACGAGTTCCGGGCCAAGCTGGAGCAGCGGCTGGCCAAGTTGCTGGGGGACACCCAGCTTGACCCGCAGCGCCTGGCCCAGGAGGTGGCGATCCTGGCGGACAAGAGCGACGTCACCGAGGAACTGGTACGCCTGGCCAGCCATTTCGTGCAGTTCGACGAGACCCTTACCCTGCGGGAGCCGGTGGGACGCAAGCTGGACTTCCTGATGCAGGAGCTGAACCGGGAGGTGAACACCATCGGTTCCAAGTCCGGCGACGTGGAGATCACCTCCCTGGTGGTGGCGCTGAAGGCGGAGATGGAGAAGATGCGGGAGCAGGTCCAGAATATTGAGTAGTTTATCGGTAACTGTTTTAAGAATGAAAGGTATATATGCAGCCAGAAGGACTTCTCATCGTCATCTCCGCCCCGTCAGGTGCGGGCAAGACCACCCTCTGCCGCGAGTTGACCCGTCGTTTTCCGGCCCTGAAGGAGTCGATCAGCTACACCACCCGCCAGCCCCGGTCCGGCGAGACGGACGGTGTGGACTACCATTTCGTCACCGTGGAGCGGTTCAGGGAAATGATCGAGGCCGATGCCTTTGCCGAATGGGCCCAGGTGCACGACAACTACTACGGTACTGCCATCGCCACCCTGGAGGAGGCCCGGAAGGGGGGAATCGACATCCTGCTGGATATCGACTGCCAGGGGGCCAAGATCCTGAAGAACCGCGGTGTGACCGGAGTCTTTGTCTTCGTGCTCCCCCCCAGCATGGCTGAGCTGCGCCGCCGCCTGGAATCTCGCTCCTCCGACGACCGCGCGGTGATCGAGCGCCGCATCGCCGCGGCGGCGTCTGAAATCAGGGAATCCCGCTGGTACGACTATATTATTGTCAACGACCGGCTTGAGGATGCCCAGGAGTCGCTGGCCGCCGTGGTAACCGCCGCCCGCTGCGCCACCGGCCGGATGCTGGGTCAGGTGTCGAAAATGTTTGATATTTGAGCCCGCATCGGTATAATTCACATTCCCGATCATTTTTAACAACTTCCGAAGGAGAATCGATATGGCACGTGTAACCGTGGAAGATTGCCTGCAGCAGATCAACAATCGCTTCATGCTGGTGATGATGACCTCAAAGCGGGTCAAGCAGCTTTACAAGGGGGCTCCTCCCCTGATCGACCGGAAGAATAACCGCTATGTCGTCACCGCCCTGCGGGAGATCGCCGCCGGAAAGCTGTCCGCCGAATTCACCTCGCGACGTTCCGCCTGATATGCACCCCCGGAGGCCTGCCGCCCATGCGACACGGCCTCCTTTTTTGTCCTCTCGCCATCTACCGTTCAACGAGTAACCCTGAAGGCAGCTCCATTTCGGCATGATACGTCTCAACGACATTCTTGACATGGTTGCCAGCTACAACCCCTCGGCGGATCTGAACCTGATCCGCAAGGCCTACGTGTACTGCGCCAAGGTGCACCAGGGGCAGACCCGCCTGTCCGGTGAGCCGTACATCATTCATCCCCTGGAAGTGGCCGGCCTGCTGGCCGGCATGCGGCTGGACGTGCCCAGTATCGTTACCGGATTTCTCCACGACACCATTGAGGACACCCTGACCACCTCGCAGGAGCTGGCCGAGATGTTCGGCCAGGAGGTTGCCGACCTGGTGGACGGGGTCACCAAGATCAGCAAGATCCACTTCAAGACCAAGGAGGAGAATCAGGCGGAGAACTTCCGCAAGATGCTCCTGGCCATGGCCAACGACATCAGGGTGATCCTGGTGAAGCTGGCGGACCGGCTGCACAACATGCGCACCATGCAGTTCCAGCCGGACACCAAGCAGCGCTCCATCAGCCGCGAGACCATGGATATCTACGCCCCCATCGCCCACCGCCTGGGGATCTCCTGGATCAAGACCGAGCTGGAGGACCTCTCCTTCCGCTACCTGCACCCCGAGATCTACGACGACCTGATCACCAAGATCCAGCAGAAGCGGCAGGAGCGCAAAGGGTACGTGGAGGAGGTCCGTTCCGAGATCCAGCAGAAGCTGGCCGAACACGGCATCACCGGTGAGGTATCCGGCCGCACCAAGCACCTCTACTCCATCTGGCGCAAGATGGAGAAACGCAACGTGGATATTGACGAAATTTACGACCTGACCGCGTTCCGGGTGCTGGTGGAGGATTTGCGGGACTGTTACGGCGTGCTGGGGGTGATCCATTCTTCCTGGAAACCGGTGCCGGGGCGGTTCAAAGACTATATCGCCATGCCCAAGGGGAACATGTACCAGTCGCTGCATACCACGGTGATCGGTCCCCACGGCGACCGGATCGAGGTACAGATCCGCACCCACGAGATGCACCGGGTGGCGGAGGCCGGCATCGCGGCCCACTGGAAGTACAAGGAAGGCAAGGGGTACGACGAGAAGGAGGTCAAGCGCTTTGCCTGGCTGCGGCAACTGCTGGAGTGGCAGCAGGAGCTGCAGGACTCCCGCGAATTCATGGATTCGGTGAAGGTAGAGCTGTTCCCCGAAGAGGTCTACGTCTTCACCCCCAAGGGGGATGTGAAGGGATTTCCCAAGGGCTCCACCCCCATTGACTTCGCCTACAGCGTCCATACCGACGTGGGTCACCGCTGTGTCGGCGCCAAGGTCAACGGCAAGCTGGTGCCGCTCAAGCATGTGCTGAACACCGGCGACATCGTGGAGGTGATCACCTCCCCCCACCACACCCCCAGCAAGGACTGGCTGAAGATCGTCCACTCCTCCCGGGCCCGCAACAAGATCAGGGCCTGGATCAAGACCGAGGAGCGCAAACGCAGCATGGTGCTGGGACGGGAGATCTGCGAGAAGGAGTTCCGCAAGTATTCCCTGAACCTGCAGAAACTGCTGAAAAGCGGCGAACTCAAACAGGTGGGCCAGGAGTTCGGCTTTAACAGCGAGGACGACCTGCTGGCTGCCGTGGGGTACGGCAAGCTTTCCGTAGGCCAGGTAGTGGGCAGGCTGGTGCCGGAAGAGCGGCTGAAGGCGCGCCAGGAGCAGAAGGAATCGCGCATCAGCAGCGTCATCAACAAGCTCAAAGGGCGTTCTTCCAGCGCCGTTGAGGTGGGCGGCCTGGACGATGTCATGATCCGCTACGCCAAATGCTGCAATCCCCTGCCGGGTGACGAGATCATCGGTTTCATCACCAGGGGCCAGGGGGTGACAATCCACACTGCCGACTGTCCTTTTGTGGCGGAAAATGACCCGGAACGGCGCATTGACGTCACCTGGGCCAAGGGCAAGAGTGCCGCGCTTCCCGTGAAGCTGCGGGTACTTTGCCACGATGTCAAAGGAATTCTGGCCACCATGACCCAGGCCATCACCAACGCCGAAGCCAATATCGCCAGCGCCCAGATCAAGAGCACCGTGGACAAGCGGGGCGAAAACATCTTCGAGGTGAACGTCACCGACCTGAATCACTTACATCGCGTCACCAATGCCCTGATGAAGATTAAGGGCGTCATCAAGGTGGAGCGGTTGAAACATTGATGCCGGATCGTGATCCCCGGCACCGGACGCGTCAATCAACAACAGGGAGAATCTCAATGGAAATTGTGGCAACAGACAAGGCGCCGGCGGCTATAGGTCCCTATTCCCAGGCAGTGAAAAGCGGCTCCCTGCTCTTCTGCTCGGGTCAGATTCCGCTGGTGCCGGAAACCGGCGAAATGGTCACGGGTGACATCAGGCAGGAAACAGAACAGGTGATGAACAACCTGTCGGCAGTGTTGGCTGCCGGCGGTACCGGTTTTGACCGGGTGGTCAGGACCACCATCTACCTGGTGGACATGGCTGATTTTCCAGTAGTGAACGAGGTATACGGCAGCTTCTTCAGTGCGGCGAAACCGGCACGGGCCACCGTAGCGGTGGCGGCACTGCCCAGAGGAGCACGGGTGGAGATCGACGCCGTCGCCGAACTCTAGGGGAGCGTAAGGAACAAAAGGAGCCGTGCGGTTCGGACAACCGCACGGCTCCTTTTGAAAGGGTGCAGAAAAACGACCTACAGCGCTTTGGTGACGGCGCCGGACCGGATGCAGCGGGTACAGACCTTGACCGTGCGCACCGTGCCGTTGTTGACGGCCTTCACCTTCTGCAGGTTGGGATACCAGGTGGTACGCGACTTGTTGTTGGCGTGACTGACGTTGTTACCGGTGCTGGGGCCTTTGCCGCAAACTTCACATTTTCTTGACATGGGTTCATACCTCCCGTACTAACTGAACAAACTCTGATACCAGAATCACGCAACTGACGCAAGGGAAAAATAGCAGACCATGACGATATTCAAAGCATTTCTCTCGTTGCTGATCATTGCCCTGCTGGTGGTGATGGCCCTGTTCGTCGACTTCACCTACAAGACCTTCTCCGCCGCCCCCCGCCTGGTCCAGTCCGACGCCATCGTGGTGCTGGCCGGCGGGCGGGGACGGATCGAGGAGGGAGTACGGCTCTTCCGGGAGGGTAAAGGAAATGAACTGTTTCTGGTGGGGGTGGACCCACTGGTCCGTAAAAGCGACCTCTACCGTCCTGCTGCGGGCGATCCGCCCTACGAACGGGTTATTCTGGAGAAAACCTCCCGCAACACGCTGGAAAACGCCATTTTTGCCCGCGACATTCTGGTGCAGCACAATGTCCGCTCCATCCTGCTGATCACCTCCCGCTATCATCTCAAGCGGGCAGCTATCCTGTTTCGACATGCCCTGCCCCGCGATGTGGCCATCTACCCCTACCCCGTTGACAGTATCAACGTCAAGGAACGCTGGTGGCAACACGAGGGGAGCTTCAAACTGCTTTTCTCCGAATTCTACAAATACTGCCTGTTCCGTATTTTCTTCCTGCTGGCGCCGGGTGAGCTGCGACCGGTCAAGCTCTAGCCTTTTACGATAAAACCTGCTAAGTACAACGGTTATTGTTGCACCACGCCCCCCGAAAGGACAAAACCAATGCGTTACCTCAGCACCCGCGGCGGCATCACCCCGATCCCTTTCAAGGACGCCGTGATGATGGGCCTTGCCGACGACGGCGGCCTGCTGCTTCCCGAAACCATCCCCACGTTCACGCCGGAAGAGCTCGAGTCCTGGCGCGGTTCATCCTATCAAGACGTGGCCTTTGCCATCATTTCCCGCTTCGTGGACGACATCCCGGCCCATGACCTGCGACAACTGATCGAGCGATCCTATGCCACCTTCAGCCACCCCGGGGTCACCCCGGTGGTGAAAAAGGACGGCGTCCACATTCTGGAGCTGTTCCACGGCGTTACCCTGGCCTTCAAGGATGTGGCCCTGCAGTTCCTGGGCAACCTGTTCGAGTACATCCTGGCGGAACGCAACGAAACCATGACTATCCTGGGGGCCACCTCCGGCGACACCGGCAGCGCCGCCATCCACGGCGTGCGCGGCAAAAAGGGGATCACCATCTTCATCCTGCATCCCGAGGGCAAGACCTCACCGGTGCAGGCGCTGCAGATGACCAGCGTCCTGGACGCCAACGTGCACAACATCGCCGTCAGCGGCACCTTTGACGACTGTCAGGATATGGTCAAATCCCTGATGGGCGACCTGGAGTTCAAGAAAAACTATTCGCTGGGAGCGGTCAACTCCATCAACTGGGCACGGGTGCTGGCCCAGGTGGTCTACTACGTCTACGCTTGGCTCAAGGTGGCCGCACCGGGCCAGAAGGTGATCTTCTCCGTTCCAACCGGCAACTTCGGCGATATTTTTGCCGGTTACGTGGCCTGGCAGATGGGCCTGCCGGTGGAAAAACTGCTGCTTGCCACCAACGAGAACAACATTCTTACCCGCTGCATCACCAGCGGCGACTACTCGGTTGGCTCCGTGGTGCAGACCCTCTCCCCTTCCATGGATATCCAGGTGGCCTCCAACTTTGAGCGTTATCTCTTCTACCTCTTTGACCGTAACCCGGCACGGGTAAAGGAGGCATTTGCCCAGCTCAAGGCCGAAGGCCGGATCACCTTCAACAGCGGAGAAACCGCCCGGATGCAGCAGAAGTTCTGTTCCGCTTCCGTGGACCGGGAGCAGACCCTGCAAACCATCGGCAACTTCCTTGCCGAAACCGGCTACCTGCTGGACCCGCACACCGCAGTCGGCGTGCGGGCCGCCCGTGAGCTGGCTGCCGGGGACACCCCGCTCATCTGCCTCTCCACCGCGCATCCGGCCAAATTCGACGAGGCGGTCATCGCTGCCACCGGCAAACCGGTACCGGTACCGGAATCGATCGCCAAGCTGCAGGGACTGCCCACTCGCTGTGACCGCCTGCCGGCTGACCAGCAGGCCCTGCGGGAGTACATCGTACGCACCATGACGGCCTCCTAACGCCGGTATTGACGGCTACGGCACCATCTGCTATAAAGTCATCTCCACATGAGCGGGAATAACTCAGTGGTAGAGTGTCAGCTTCCCAAGCTGAAGGCCGCGGGTTCGAATCCCGTTTCCCGCTCCACTAATAAGATAATGGGATTAAGTAGTTAGGCTTGACAATCCCTTGACTGTGCCCGGTACTGTACCCATACAGTGCCGGGTTTTTCTTTTTCCGGGGCTCGATAAAGTCACGTCCAAAGTAGTCCAGAATTGCCACAGCGTCCTCCTCAAGTCCTTCCACGTAGTTCCCGTAGACTTCATATACCATCTGTTTTGAAGCATGGCCCATGAGCTTAACCAACCGCAAGGGGTTAACTCCTATGGTCAAGGCCCAGGCCGCGAAGGTGTGCCGAGCCGTATAGGAGGTCATGGGAGCAATACCAGCCTTGTCCACTGCTTTTTTCCAGACCTTGGCAAAGTCGGTGCTGTGCAGTCTGCTTCCCCTAGCGGATGTGACTAGATACGGAGTGGCAGCCCTGGCAACCAGGATATCCAATCGCTTTCTGATGGCGTCG
The window above is part of the Trichlorobacter ammonificans genome. Proteins encoded here:
- a CDS encoding phosphotransferase; translated protein: MLLEMHCHTAEKSACSSVNAVELIRRVQARGLQGIVLTDHHALWSHDEVRELRSRAGVPEYFLILAAQEVTTADHGDVLVYGATLPIVRGTRLQDIREAWPKAALVLAHAYRKGRRPTDDLLSDPLLDGIEIFSSNHGVAENSRGLADWHRLRFTAIAGTDTHGSQYAGAYPTIFDHPLTDIDELAAELRAGRCRPFFKEIPRSGANAVVTEVTFGTKEGDENRERIIIRTLRDERKWRSTERAETVMAAVAAAGFGAGRYRVPRPIEIDRERMTSIEQGIRGKSLFDKICAADRNDGRRYLELAGRWLGRLHRAALAVTPPQQFAEREPARLAHYLSRFEAINHRHSERARQIARAVAAAERELVGSDGFVQGHGDYHPKNVMIGQDRQEDRSTLFVAAIDFSSSLMLPPAFDVGTFLAQYRNQFFGVPGILHDLPETIFLEAYLDEGPPVGDEFLWQVELFRARTNLSIASYLIRVGMGESEDLWRVLVDAEQSLNQVWTSP
- a CDS encoding deoxyribodipyrimidine photo-lyase, whose product is MIDPRRIHLLNNCPEQTGPVLYWMSREQRVADNWGLCHAQQLALKRRQALVVVFTLADSFLGATLRQYGFMLRGLEQVRQQLAKLNIPFVLLRGEPRTELLRFIGASGAGCVVCDFDPLRIKRTWREGAAAAATVPFIEVDGHNIVPCRVASPKREYGAYTLRPKLHRLLPEFLTPLPRLERHPFPWSPPLRQEPFDLDRLLSELPCDRSVPEVSGFMPGEEAAAEALADFITTRLPGYALRRNDPCANGQSGLSPWLHFGQLSPQRVALAATAGNSDPDREAFLEELIVRRELADNFCWHCPGYDRLDAAPDWARATLEQHRHDPRPWCYGQDELEHAASHDPLWNAAQRELTTTGKMHGYLRMYWAKKILEWSASPEEALAHAIFLNDRYALDGRDPNGYAGIAWSVCGVHDRAWGRRPIFGTIRYMSFEGCRRKFDVARYSATVY
- a CDS encoding HAD-IA family hydrolase, whose product is MFLDWNHIDTVLLDMDGTILDRHFDDHFWLEHLPKQWAARHRVPLPQAKEQLYALFRSQERTLNWTDLDYWSERLGMDVPQLKLEIEHLIAVHPGVVEFLLFCRRHGKQLWLVTNAHSKTLDIKLKKTRVGPYFDGVVSAHQVGVPKEDPGFWDRLQRFVSYAPERTLLGEDTEDNLETARLYGIGYLLHVCRYSSTVCPVPSSRFVSIDYFTRLLPAEGCTAVSIGQMQGELADVS
- a CDS encoding NAD(P)-binding domain-containing protein, with the translated sequence MSVELYDVVIIGGGPAGLATAYLCHKHGLSYLVLESGKAVFQGIANTYPQGKLVYPSKPKDAPEPFLIEELRPPDKPVTVESYLQYIQHFVQHENLNIRTEVAFEDIRDERDGLVVVTDKGLFKGRKVVLAFGSSIPRELSVYGDAKMVAKNVEDPSKFVGLKTLVIGGGNTAADVVIAILKAKREMHDTQPVYWAHKSEKFDVNKETAQRLGEEILLGGNIRLLPGATPRIGEVDNEGVDRLVIRINEFKQADNIDLYHALSFPMQNVIACIGSQGPVPIFDKLGIQTISCTAGVCKVAKEGDRLVLLTADFETTRKGVYVMGGAISPSYMKICEGAIQEEKHPNLIYTAINDAYHVVQGIRQKLGKA
- a CDS encoding YicC/YloC family endoribonuclease, encoding MIRSMTGYGKGETVSARGRCLVEVRTVNHRYGEVTVKLPRSFLACEHELRKLAAARIKRGKADLFVQWEPAADAAAAPPVNLEAARGYHEAFRHLAHELRLSPEIPLSLIVAQRNVLQESVTEDSPDLLPQVLEAATAALDSLDAMRLQEGTALVVDLRQRRQTLEELVGRIRDRVPAMLDEFRAKLEQRLAKLLGDTQLDPQRLAQEVAILADKSDVTEELVRLASHFVQFDETLTLREPVGRKLDFLMQELNREVNTIGSKSGDVEITSLVVALKAEMEKMREQVQNIE
- the gmk gene encoding guanylate kinase, which encodes MQPEGLLIVISAPSGAGKTTLCRELTRRFPALKESISYTTRQPRSGETDGVDYHFVTVERFREMIEADAFAEWAQVHDNYYGTAIATLEEARKGGIDILLDIDCQGAKILKNRGVTGVFVFVLPPSMAELRRRLESRSSDDRAVIERRIAAAASEIRESRWYDYIIVNDRLEDAQESLAAVVTAARCATGRMLGQVSKMFDI
- the rpoZ gene encoding DNA-directed RNA polymerase subunit omega, with protein sequence MARVTVEDCLQQINNRFMLVMMTSKRVKQLYKGAPPLIDRKNNRYVVTALREIAAGKLSAEFTSRRSA